One segment of Mycobacterium spongiae DNA contains the following:
- a CDS encoding pyridoxamine 5'-phosphate oxidase family protein — protein sequence MEPHHRARPTMPDGYGLPRTEEGLLRWDEVEQRLRASLHYWLATVRPDGTPHCVPRWGVWLDGRFYYDGAPTTRHVRNLHHNPACTLTLESATEVVIVEGVSAATRADPADLGARLATAFSKYHPDYAPGPDSWADAEGGGLRLITPKRALAWFQFPKDCTRFVF from the coding sequence ATGGAACCGCACCACCGTGCACGTCCCACCATGCCTGACGGGTACGGGCTGCCTCGAACGGAAGAGGGGCTGCTGCGCTGGGACGAAGTCGAACAGCGGCTGCGTGCGTCGCTGCATTACTGGCTGGCGACCGTCCGCCCGGACGGAACCCCACACTGTGTGCCGCGTTGGGGTGTGTGGCTCGACGGGCGGTTCTACTACGACGGAGCGCCGACGACGCGCCACGTGCGCAATCTGCACCACAACCCCGCCTGCACGCTGACTCTCGAGAGTGCCACCGAGGTAGTGATTGTCGAGGGAGTCTCCGCGGCGACACGCGCGGATCCCGCCGATCTCGGCGCTCGGCTGGCGACTGCTTTTAGCAAGTACCACCCCGACTACGCGCCAGGGCCAGATTCGTGGGCCGATGCCGAGGGGGGTGGACTGCGGCTGATCACTCCCAAGCGGGCGCTGGCTTGGTTCCAGTTTCCGAAGGACTGCACCCGCTTCGTCTTCTGA
- a CDS encoding YciI family protein, with product MKYVLLLHLPAATGDPPPPPAESDMLAEFAAYKRVKDELQAEGIWLGGQALHPGTMTTQVRVRDDDALVVDGPLAETAEQVAGYYLVDCRDLDEAIAVAARIPGARTGTVEIRPVFDYEQVLTDHESRR from the coding sequence ATGAAATACGTTCTGCTACTGCACCTCCCCGCCGCGACCGGCGACCCACCACCACCTCCCGCCGAGAGCGACATGCTCGCGGAGTTCGCGGCCTACAAGCGGGTGAAGGACGAACTGCAAGCCGAAGGGATCTGGCTGGGCGGACAAGCGCTACATCCCGGGACGATGACGACCCAAGTCAGAGTCCGCGACGACGACGCGCTCGTTGTCGACGGACCGCTCGCAGAGACAGCCGAGCAGGTCGCCGGCTACTACCTGGTGGACTGTCGCGACCTCGACGAAGCCATCGCAGTCGCGGCCCGCATCCCCGGTGCCCGAACCGGTACCGTCGAGATTCGCCCCGTGTTCGACTACGAACAAGTACTGACCGACCATGAATCGAGACGCTGA
- a CDS encoding PE family protein: protein MSFMFVTPESLTAAAAQLNGVGSALNEANASASAAITRVFAAGQDEVSAAITAAFNQYGQSYQGLSAQVAQFHSQFVQATRLAAEQYQAMEADLFALLAARQAGRVGFEGVDPDRHTNPAGGGG, encoded by the coding sequence ATGTCGTTTATGTTCGTCACGCCGGAGTCCTTGACGGCTGCAGCGGCGCAGTTGAACGGCGTCGGCTCGGCACTCAACGAGGCCAATGCCTCGGCGTCGGCCGCGATCACCCGCGTGTTCGCCGCCGGTCAGGATGAGGTGTCGGCGGCCATCACAGCCGCGTTCAACCAGTACGGCCAGTCCTACCAGGGCCTCAGCGCCCAGGTGGCGCAATTTCATTCCCAGTTCGTGCAGGCGACAAGGCTCGCGGCCGAACAGTATCAGGCCATGGAGGCCGACCTCTTTGCCCTGCTGGCAGCGAGGCAAGCCGGGCGCGTTGGCTTCGAAGGCGTGGATCCCGACCGGCACACCAACCCGGCCGGCGGCGGAGGCTAG
- a CDS encoding alpha/beta fold hydrolase translates to MFRASLSRADVADFAFETLRLPDGMEVNYKVRGDRSHRTILLIHGGGDSLSVWESWVDHFGGQFCFISVDLPGHGLTAPFPDGIYSTKRFARFVSAFVAAMELKDFVIVGHSFGGETVLRYVLANPEAPAAMILTSPGGYTDEDSLEMPRAVATAAQSAVGRSLLRDFGSYALFSSFQYAKFFHDRSAVSQAAIDRQFRLFRYEQNRGVLLSLVSYEALHHEDVTGLSRITCPTFFLLGRDDNIVSLGAGLRLSGDTPHAEHVIYDHMGHMSHIEMPEQNASDARAFLAKHGID, encoded by the coding sequence TTGTTCAGAGCCAGCCTGTCACGCGCGGACGTCGCGGACTTCGCGTTCGAAACCTTGCGACTGCCCGACGGCATGGAGGTGAACTACAAGGTTCGCGGAGATCGATCACACCGAACAATTCTGCTGATCCACGGCGGCGGTGATTCGCTGTCGGTGTGGGAGTCCTGGGTCGACCATTTCGGCGGTCAATTCTGTTTCATTTCCGTGGACCTACCCGGCCACGGGCTCACGGCCCCCTTCCCGGACGGCATATACTCGACCAAACGATTTGCGCGGTTCGTTTCGGCCTTTGTCGCGGCGATGGAACTCAAGGACTTTGTCATCGTCGGGCACTCGTTCGGCGGGGAGACGGTCCTGCGGTACGTACTGGCCAACCCGGAAGCTCCCGCCGCTATGATCCTGACGTCCCCGGGCGGCTACACCGACGAGGACTCCCTGGAGATGCCCCGCGCCGTGGCGACTGCGGCCCAATCAGCGGTCGGTCGATCCCTACTGCGAGACTTCGGCTCCTATGCTCTTTTCTCGAGTTTTCAGTACGCAAAGTTCTTTCACGACAGGTCCGCAGTCTCCCAAGCCGCCATCGATCGCCAATTCAGACTGTTCCGCTACGAACAGAACCGTGGCGTCCTACTGTCGCTGGTGTCTTACGAGGCCCTGCACCACGAGGACGTGACCGGCCTTTCGCGTATCACCTGTCCCACGTTTTTCCTGCTGGGCCGCGACGACAATATCGTCTCGCTGGGCGCGGGCTTGCGGCTCTCCGGTGACACCCCACACGCCGAGCACGTGATCTACGACCACATGGGCCACATGTCGCACATCGAGATGCCCGAGCAAAATGCCAGCGACGCGCGCGCCTTCCTGGCTAAGCACGGAATCGACTAG
- a CDS encoding nuclear transport factor 2 family protein, whose protein sequence is MDDYAQIMNLVPRFLMGVDHGNWDAVRTLMTDPFRADFSALTGEPATSATPGEFTRQWRKILSSYDASQHQIGNQIVDIDGENAEFNCYVTTSHFRVNGTEGGTLESIVGSYRFSLVRTGDGWKLSGVVFSISFQTSGSA, encoded by the coding sequence ATGGACGACTACGCACAGATCATGAATCTGGTCCCTCGGTTCTTGATGGGGGTCGACCATGGCAACTGGGACGCCGTTCGCACCTTGATGACGGATCCGTTTCGTGCCGACTTCTCGGCGCTTACCGGAGAACCCGCAACCAGTGCGACGCCCGGCGAATTCACGCGGCAGTGGCGCAAAATATTGTCCTCTTACGATGCATCGCAGCATCAAATCGGGAATCAGATCGTCGACATCGACGGCGAGAATGCGGAATTCAACTGCTACGTCACGACCAGCCATTTCCGGGTTAATGGGACCGAAGGCGGCACGCTGGAGTCTATCGTGGGTTCTTATCGATTTTCGCTTGTTCGCACCGGCGACGGCTGGAAGCTATCCGGCGTGGTCTTTTCGATTTCGTTCCAGACCAGTGGCTCTGCGTAA
- a CDS encoding RNA polymerase sigma factor, with the protein MNRDAEPEQGTRALVEAAFAADRGKILAILTGDLRDLDLAEDCVQDAFAEALRTWPTRGAPTNPTAWIITTARNRAIDRLRRHARHDHIVAQHWRPDALGDVVLDEVLADEEIPDERLRLIFTCCHPALDRKDAVALTLRTVAGLTSREIAAAFLVRETAMQARITRAKAKIRDAAISYRVPDHHELPDRLAAVLDVITLVYNEGYTPHTQDPVRDSLRHQAIGLAAVVSDHLPDEPEALGCHALLLFHETRAPARVDAQGDLVTLEQQDRTLWSRALTDRGDQLLHRALRQHRPGPFQIQAAISALHSISPTPADTDWDQIVVLYDQLLAIANTPTNAIGRAIAIGMAYGPAQGLAALPPPDPPLDTFHRWHAAHADLLRRNHQPELAAKAFDRAAALATNQAEQRWLRAQQRQSLKS; encoded by the coding sequence ATGAATCGAGACGCTGAACCCGAACAGGGAACCCGAGCTTTGGTCGAAGCCGCGTTCGCGGCCGATCGCGGAAAGATCCTCGCGATCTTGACAGGCGACCTTCGTGACCTCGACCTGGCCGAAGACTGCGTCCAGGACGCATTCGCCGAGGCGCTACGCACCTGGCCCACCCGCGGAGCACCCACCAACCCGACCGCCTGGATCATCACCACGGCTCGCAATCGCGCCATCGACCGACTCCGCCGCCATGCGCGGCACGACCACATCGTGGCGCAGCACTGGCGACCGGACGCACTGGGCGACGTTGTCCTCGACGAGGTCCTCGCCGACGAAGAAATTCCCGACGAACGACTTCGGTTGATCTTCACCTGCTGTCACCCCGCGCTGGACCGCAAGGATGCCGTCGCCCTCACGCTGCGTACCGTGGCGGGGCTGACGAGCCGCGAGATCGCCGCCGCGTTCCTCGTCAGGGAGACCGCCATGCAGGCCCGAATCACCCGGGCGAAGGCCAAGATTCGTGACGCTGCCATCAGCTATCGAGTGCCCGACCACCACGAACTCCCGGACCGGCTTGCCGCCGTGCTCGACGTCATCACCCTCGTCTACAACGAGGGCTACACACCTCACACCCAGGACCCGGTCCGCGACAGCCTGCGCCACCAAGCCATCGGACTCGCCGCCGTCGTCAGCGACCATCTACCCGACGAACCCGAAGCGCTGGGTTGCCACGCGCTGCTGCTGTTTCACGAAACGCGCGCTCCCGCCCGCGTCGACGCCCAAGGCGACCTCGTGACCCTCGAACAGCAAGACCGCACCCTGTGGAGCCGCGCCCTGACCGATCGCGGCGACCAGCTCCTCCACCGGGCTCTGCGCCAACATCGACCCGGACCCTTCCAAATTCAGGCCGCCATCAGCGCTCTCCACAGCATCAGCCCCACGCCCGCCGACACCGACTGGGACCAGATTGTGGTCCTCTACGACCAGCTTCTCGCCATCGCCAACACACCCACCAACGCGATCGGACGTGCGATCGCGATCGGCATGGCCTATGGACCGGCCCAGGGACTCGCCGCGCTGCCTCCCCCTGACCCGCCACTGGACACCTTCCATCGCTGGCACGCGGCCCACGCCGATCTCCTGCGACGCAACCACCAACCCGAACTCGCAGCGAAAGCCTTCGACCGAGCCGCCGCCCTGGCCACCAACCAAGCCGAACAGCGCTGGCTTCGCGCCCAACAACGACAGTCCCTCAAGAGCTGA